A genome region from Arachis duranensis cultivar V14167 chromosome 8, aradu.V14167.gnm2.J7QH, whole genome shotgun sequence includes the following:
- the LOC107460771 gene encoding uncharacterized protein LOC107460771, which produces MGGGENHRYHHHKKMNMNPHDQERNTFLPMLCSRPSIKDVSLPRWKNNPPSSSSSSSSSSNEPLSPRIGCMGQVKRNNKIAGFPTSSSISHRLITTTTTSSSSSSPSPVFIKYTKLKSIFITPKHFLNTPTRTRTTTPTVIKHHQRVVGKSSGHGVNSESEKKKNLGCSSSSYSIVSIDEMDPPLPVQIKKEKEKVGEDKDSLWKRRKSGSLQSLQLQQHHPIIPLHPTTL; this is translated from the coding sequence ATGGGTGGTGGTGAAAACCACCGTTACCACCACCACAAGAAGATGAACATGAACCCCCATGATCAAGAAAGGAACACATTCCTTCCAATGCTATGTTCAAGACCTTCCATCAAAGACGTGTCTCTCCCAAGATGGAAGAACAAccctccatcatcatcatcttcttcttcttcttcttcaaacgaGCCTTTGTCACCAAGAATTGGTTGCATGGGTCAAGTGAAGAGAAACAACAAGATTGCAGGCTTCCCAACTTCTTCATCAATCTCACACAGACTCATCACCACCACAACcacttcatcttcatcttcttcacctTCACCAGTTTTCATCAAATACACAAAACTCAAGAGCATCTTCATCACTCCCAAACACTTTCTCAATACTCccacaagaacaagaacaactaCTCCTACTGTTATTAAGCATCATCAAAGGGTAGTTGGAAAGAGTAGTGGCCATGGGGTTAATAGTGAaagtgagaagaagaagaatcttgGTTGttcatcatcttcgtattctaTAGTAAGCATTGATGAGATGGATCCTCCATTGCCAGTGCAGataaagaaggagaaggagaaggtgGGAGAAGATAAAGATAGTCTTTGGAAAAGGAGAAAATCAGGTTCACTCCAAAGCTTGCAGCTTCAACAACACCATccaatcattcctcttcacCCTACAACTctttga